A stretch of the Streptomyces ortus genome encodes the following:
- a CDS encoding endo-beta-N-acetylglucosaminidase H, whose product MLTRVRSRMQVAAVALSAATALALGATVSTHATAAPALAKNGPTSVAYVEVNNNSMLNVGKYTLANGGDPVFDVAVIFAANINYDTSTKTAQLYFNENVQRVLDNAATQIRPLQQKGIKVVLSVLGNHQGAGFANFPSQQTASAFAKQLSDTVTRYGLDGIDFDDEYAEYGNNGTGQPNTSSFVHLVTALRANMPNKIISLYNIGPAASRLSYGGVNISSKFDYAWNPYYGSWQVPAIGLPKSKLSPAAVEIGRTSQSTVTTLARRTVSEGYGVFLTYNLNGADRSTDISAFTRELYGSAAVYTP is encoded by the coding sequence ATGCTCACGCGTGTACGGAGCAGGATGCAGGTGGCCGCGGTCGCCCTCTCGGCCGCCACGGCTCTCGCCCTCGGTGCGACCGTCTCGACCCACGCCACAGCGGCCCCGGCGCTCGCGAAGAACGGCCCGACCTCGGTGGCGTATGTCGAGGTGAACAACAACAGCATGCTGAACGTCGGCAAGTACACCCTCGCCAACGGCGGTGACCCCGTCTTCGACGTGGCCGTGATCTTCGCGGCCAACATCAACTACGACACGAGCACGAAAACGGCCCAGCTGTACTTCAACGAGAACGTGCAGCGCGTCCTCGACAACGCCGCCACCCAGATACGGCCGTTGCAACAAAAGGGCATCAAGGTCGTCCTGTCCGTCCTGGGCAACCACCAGGGCGCCGGCTTCGCCAACTTCCCCTCGCAGCAGACAGCGTCGGCGTTCGCCAAGCAACTGTCGGACACCGTCACCAGATACGGGCTCGATGGCATCGACTTCGACGACGAGTACGCCGAGTACGGCAACAACGGCACCGGGCAGCCCAACACGAGCTCGTTCGTGCACCTGGTGACCGCCCTCCGTGCGAACATGCCGAACAAGATCATCAGCCTCTACAACATCGGACCGGCCGCCTCCCGTCTGTCCTACGGCGGCGTCAACATCTCCTCCAAGTTCGACTACGCCTGGAACCCGTACTACGGATCCTGGCAGGTCCCCGCCATCGGCCTGCCGAAGTCAAAACTGTCGCCGGCAGCCGTCGAGATCGGCAGGACATCGCAGAGCACGGTCACCACCCTCGCCCGCCGCACCGTGAGCGAGGGATACGGGGTCTTCCTGACGTACAACCTCAACGGCGCCGACCGCAGCACGGACATCTCCGCCTTCACCCGGGAGTTGTACGGCAGCGCCGCCGTCTACACACCGTAA